The proteins below come from a single Sorghum bicolor cultivar BTx623 chromosome 4, Sorghum_bicolor_NCBIv3, whole genome shotgun sequence genomic window:
- the LOC8084499 gene encoding pentatricopeptide repeat-containing protein At1g09900, whose protein sequence is MSTLAPRMVSPSSSQTPPPTAAAAHRLPRHHRLSAVVAASTRRADCRSRITPPGRRGGGGVGSIWVNPSAPPRRGVASRTLRRLVELDNLDAALRLLVGGPSSSSTPATSDSAPEPPAVITCNILIKKLCARRRLADAERVLEALKTSGAADAVSHNTLVAGYCRDGSLWDAERVLEAARASGAANVVTYTALIDGYCRSGRLTDALRLIASMPVAPDTYTYNTVLKGLCFAKQWEEAEELMREMIRNNCHPNEVTFATQIRAFCQNGLLDRAVELLEQMPKYGCMPDVVIYSTLVNGFSEHGRVDDALKLLSTMLCRPNTVCYNAALKGLCIAGRWDEVGELIAEMVRKDCPPNDATFSTLINSLCQNRLAEYAIEVLEQMQKYGYMPDVVSYNTIISCFSEQACADDALKLLNSMLCKPDTISFNAVLKCLCRAERWYDAAELMAKMLKEDCHTNEMTFNILIDSLCQNGQVKDAIEMFELMPKYRCTPDIVTYSSLINGFSEQGLDKVAFDLFRSMPCRADIFSYNATLKGLCMAARWDDAGELIADMVTKDCLPNEVTFNILINSLCQKGLVNRAIEVYEQMPKYGITPDIFTYNALINGYSEQGCLDDALKFLSTMPCEPDTISYNSILKGLCRAERWKDAEKLVTEMLRKNCTPNEVTFKYANQLFIK, encoded by the coding sequence ATGAGCACTCTCGCTCCAAGAATGGTCTCCCCTTCTTCCTCGCAGACGCCGCCACCCACCGCAGCTGCTGCCCACCGACTGCCCCGCCACCACCGCCTCTCTGCCGTAGTTGCTGCTTCAACGAGGAGGGCAGACTGCCGGAGCAGGATTACCCCACctgggcggcgcggcggcggcggggtggGCTCCATCTGGGTAAACCCGAGCGCCCCGCCGCGCCGCGGCGTGGCTAGCCGCACTCTCCGCCGCCTCGTCGAGCTCGACAACCTCGACGCCGCGCTGCGTCTCCTCGTCGGcggtccctcctcctcctccacgccCGCGACCTCGGACTCGGCGCCGGAGCCGCCGGCTGTCATCACCTGCAACATCCTCATCAAGAAGCTCtgcgcccgccgccgcctcgccgaCGCGGAGCGCGTGCTTGAGGCGCTCAAGACCTCCGGCGCTGCCGACGCCGTCTCCCACAACACCCTAGTCGCGGGTTACTGCCGCGACGGCAGCCTCTGGGACGCGGAGCGCGTGCTCGAGGCGGCTAGGGCGTCCGGCGCCGCGAACGTAGTCACCTACACCGCCCTCATCGACGGGTACTGCCGCTCTGGGCGCCTCACCGATGCCCTGCGCCTCATCGCCTCCATGCCCGTGGCGCCTGACACCTACACCTACAACACCGTGTTGAAGGGCTTGTGCTTTGCTAAGCAGTGGGAGGAGGCCGAGGAACTCATGCGGGAGATGATCCGGAATAATTGCCATCCGAATGAGGTGACCTTTGCCACACAGATCCGTGCTTTCTGCCAAAATGGGTTGCTTGACCGAGCTGTGGAGCTTCTTGAGCAAATGCCGAAGTATGGGTGCATGCCTGATGTTGTCATATACAGTACACTGGTTAATGGATTCTCAGAGCATGGGCGTGTAGATGATGCACTCAAGCTATTGAGCACCATGTTATGCAGGCCTAATACGGTTTGTTATAATGCTGCATTGAAGGGTTTATGTATTGCTGGGCGATGGGACGAAGTTGGGGAGCTCATAGCTGAAATGGTTAGGAAAGATTGCCCACCAAATGATGCAACATTTAGTACGCTGATCAATTCCTTATGCCAAAACAGGTTGGCTGAATATGCGATTGAAGTTCTTGAGCAAATGCAGAAGTATGGATATATGCCTGATGTTGTCAGTTACAACACAATCATCAGCTGTTTTTCTGAACAAGCGTGTGCAGATGATGCCCTCAAGTTACTAAACAGCATGCTATGCAAGCCTGACACAATTAGCTTCAATGCTGTGTTGAAATGTTTATGTAGAGCCGAACGATGGTATGATGCTGCGGAGCTTATGGCTAAGATGTTAAAGGAGGATTGCCATACAAATGAAATGACTTTTAACATACTCATTGATTCACTATGCCAAAATGGACAGGTCAAGGATGCCATTGAAATGTTTGAGCTAATGCCAAAGTATAGATGTACACCTGATATTGTCACATACAGTAGCCTTATTAATGGCTTTTCTGAACAAGGACTTGATAAAGTGGCCTTTGATTTGTTCAGAAGCATGCCGTGCAGGGCTGATATATTTAGCTACAATGCTACATTGAAGGGTTTGTGTATGGCTGCACGATGGGATGATGCTGGAGAGCTTATAGCTGATATGGTCACAAAAGATTGTCTCCCAAATGAAGTGACATTCAATATACTAATCAATTCCTTGTGCCAAAAAGGACTGGTCAATCGTGCAATTGAGGTTTATGAGCAAATGCCCAAGTATGGAATTACACCTGATATTTTCACATATAATGCTCTTATCAATGGCTATTCTGAACAAGGCTGTTTGGATGATGCCCTCAAGTTCTTGAGCACCATGCCTTGTGAGCCTGACACCATTTCCTATAATTCTATACTGAAGGGTTTGTGTAGGGCTGAGCGCTGGAAAGATGCAGAGAAACTTGTCACTGAGATGCTTAGAAAGAATTGCACTCCAAATGAAGTAACATTCAAGTATGCTAATCAATTATTTATCAAATAG